The Halovivax ruber XH-70 genome includes the window TGATACGATCGGACGTACCCGCGGCGATCTCTGACGCGTCGAGGGCGTCGTATAGCGTGGCGAGCGAGCGCGTCGTCGCGTACTCGCGGAGGTCGTAGACGACGTCGCTCTCGAATCCCGCCGAGAGGACGCGACCGTACTGTCTGATCCGCTCGCCACCACGCCGCTCGTCGATGGCGAGCAAACCCCCGACGAGCCGGCTCACGACGCCGATACCGGGATTCTCCCGCCGACCACTCTCGTAATCGGAGACCACCGAAGCGGAGACGTCGAGTTCGTCGGCCAGCGCCGTCTGGGAGATGCCGAAATCCGTCCGCCACTTGCGAATCGTCGCGCCGGGATCACCGGAGAGGGTGATCTCACCGGCGATCTTCTCCGCGAGTGCCGTCTTGACCCCGTCATCGCCCATAGCCGGCTATTCGGGCCGTCGCGCAAGAACGTATCGGAGCCGGGGCGCCGGAGCGGAGTCGTCGGAACCGTGCCTTCGGAGCCGGGTCGTCGGAACCGTGCCTTCGGAGCCGGATCCTCGAAGCCGAGCCGTCGAAGCAGGGTCGACTCGGTGAACAGCAATCACGTCTCCCGTGGGGAAAACGTACAAGCGATCCGACGCGTAGGGGTCGACATGCCCTCGACCGTCGTCCACGTCGGTCTGGCAGGACTGCTCGGCGTCGCGCTGCTCGGCGATCGCTTCGACGCGAAAGCGATTCTGGTGGTGCTCGCCGCAACTGCGGCGCTCGACCTGGACACGCTGATCGGCATGGGCTGGACGGGGACGCATCGGGCGGCGCTGCACAATCTCTTCGTCGTCGCCGTTCCGGCCGCACTGCTGTACTGGGACGTCCGCCGACGCGAGGAGTCCATCGTCCGAGCGCGGTTTGGAGTGGACGCACCGCGGGTGCTCTGGGTGACGCTCGCCTGTCTGCTCGTGGCTCACATCATGCTCGACGCCTTCTTCAACGGGGTCAACCTCTTCTGGCCGCTGCACGATCAGTTCTACGACCTCTCGGGGAAGCTCTACCTCTCTAACCACGACGGATTCGTCCAGACGTTCGTCGAGTTCACCACGGCGGACGACGGCTCGCAGACCGTCTCGGAGTCGACGGCCGCTGGGACGACCGAGACCACCCACTACGAGACCGGCTTCGACCCGGGGCCCGACCCCGAACCGGATCCGGAACGGATCTTCCCGATCGCGTACAACGGCGAACGGTTCGTCGTCGCCCTCGCTGGCTACCTCGCAGTCTCCGTTCGACTCTGGGAGGAACGTCGGTCGAATACCGCCGACCACTGACGGCGATGGATACAAGCGCTCGGGGATCTCGTTCTGGGGCCGTAACCAGTCCGACCGACATCCTCGCCGACACCGGTACGACGAAGGCACCCGGCGAGCAACAGCCGTCGATGACAGTCGAGGTTCGACCGTACGATCCGGAACGCGATCGGGAGGCGCTGTGGAAACACAAACGAGCGTTCGAACGCGAGCTCGGGAGCGAAACCGGCGGCGCGGACAAGCAGGCCGCGTACGAGGACAAGCTCACGACCGAGTACCGGGATCGGTATCTGGCGTGGGTCGAGCGGTGTCTCACCGACGAGCCCAGGGCAGTGACGGTGGCGACCGTCGGTGACGACCCCGCAGGCTACGTGTTCGTCCTCCCGGACTCGCTCGCGCTGATCTGGGACGCCGCGGTGCTCAACGAAATCTACGTCGATCCCGACCACCGCGGCGAGGGCGTCTCGGACGCACTGATGGACGCCGCCGTCGACGTGGCTCGGAAACAGGACCTCCCCATCGACCGACTCGTCCTCGACGTCGACGCGGACAACGAGCGCGCAGCCGGCTTCTACGACCGCCACGGCTTCGACCACTGGGGCGAGATGGTCGCTCGGCCGCTCTGAACGGCGACCGACTGAATCTCGAAGGGGGACGTTTTTGGTGTCAGCCACGTAGGTGTGCGGTATGAATCGACGTCACGCCCTCGCCGGTATCGCCAGCGCATCGACCCTCTCCGTCGCGGGGTGCCTCGGCGGCCTGCTGGGAAGCGGTGGCGTCCAGGATCTTCCAGACCCCACGCTCGGTCAGGACGACGCGCCGGTCACCGTCGAGGTCTGGGAGGACTTCAGCTGTGGTCACTGCAAGACGTTCGATCAGGAGGTCTACCCACAACTGGTCGAAAACTACGTCGATCCGGGCGACATCCGGTACGTTTTCCACGACTTCCCGATCCCCGTCCACGATCGATGGTCGTGGGACGTCTCCGAGGCGGCCCGCGTCGTACAGGACAACGCAGACGACTCCGACGCCTTCTGGACGTTCAAGGATCGCATGTTCGAGAACCAGGGAGCGTACAGCGAAGACGTGCTCTCGTCGGCTGCCGGAGAGGTCGGCGTGGACGGCGACTCGCTCCTCTCAGACGTCTCGGACGATCGCTACAGGCCGGTGGTCGAGACCGCGAAGGAAGACGGGACGGACATGGGTGTTCGGGGAACGCCCGCCATCTTCGTCGAGGGAGAAGGAGTCGACTCGCCGACCTACAACGCGGTTGCAAACGCAATCGAACGGAACCTGTGATCGGGCGACCCGAGGACCCACTCCGGAATCACTAAACTTGACGCAACCTAATCGCCGTCAATGACCGACTGGACCGAGAAGTACCGCCCGGATACGTTGTCGGCGGTACGGGGAAACGACAAGGCCCGCGACGCGCTCCGCGAGTGGGCCCAGAACTGGGACGACCACCGGAAAGCGGCGATCGTCCACGGAAGCCCCGGTGTCGGAAAGACCTCGGCCGCACACGCGCTGGCCGCCGACATGAACTGGCCCGTGATGGAACTGAACGCGAGCGACCACCGCGGGAAAGACATCATCGACCGCGTCGCGGGTGAGGCCTCGAAGTCGGGCACGCTGACGGGCGGCACGAGCGGCCGCCGGCTCGTGATCCTGGACGAAGCCGACAACTTCCACGGGAACGCCGACTACGGCGGCTCGCGGGCGGTCACGGACGTCGTCAAATCGGCCAGCCAGCCCATCGTCCTCGTCGCCAACGAGTTCTACGACATGAGTAACTCGTTGCGCAACGCCTGCGAGACCATCGAATTCCGCGATGTCTCCACGCGCTCGATCGTTCCCGTCCTCCGAGACATCTGCCGCAAGGAAGGCATCGAGTTCGAGGCGGACGCCTTGCGCGCGATCGCCGAGAACACGAGCGGTGATCTGCGATCGGCGGTCAACGACCTGCAGGCGATCGCCGAATCGACGGAGCGACTCACCGAGGAAGACGTCGTCACCGGCTCGCGAGATACCACGGAAGGCATCTTCGATTACCTCGACGAACTCATCAAGGAGAAAGACGCCGAGGGAGCGCTGAAAGCCTCCTACGACGTCGACGAGACGCCGGACGATCTGATCAACTGGATCGAGGACAACGTGCCGAAGGACTACGCCGGCGCCGAACTTGCCGACGCGTACGGCTACCTGTCGAACGCCGACCGCTGGCTCGGGCGGGTCCGCGCGACCCAGGAGTACAGCTACTGGCGCTACGCGACAGACAACATGACCGCTGGCGTCGCCGCCTCCCGCCGGGAGCCGAAGGGCGGCTGGACCCGCTACGGCCCGCCGAGTTACTGGTCCAAACTCGGGCGGAGCCGAGGGAGCCGGAACACGCGCGACGCGATCGCCAGCCGAATCGCCGACCGTGAGGGGGCGAGCATCGCGACCGCCCGCAACGACATCCTCCCGTATCTGGCATCGATGACCCACCACTGCCGCAATCGTGATCTCACCGTCCAGATGGCGGCCGCCTACGAGCTAGACGAGGCCGAAGTCTCGTTCGTCACCGGCAGCGGCAAGGACACGAACAAGGTCGAATCGATCGTCGAAGACGCCGAAGCGCGCCGTGAGGCAGCAGCGGTCGAACACTCCGGTGACGCCTTCCTCGACGCCGTTCGGTCGGACGGCGACCACGACGAGACGAGCGAGTCGACGCCCGACAGCGAACCGGCGAACCAGCAGACGCTCGCTGACGATGGGCAGTCCGGAGACGACGGGAGCGCAAACTCGGATGCAGACGCCGCGGGCGGGGGGAGTACCGACGCAGCTGACAGCGATGCAGGCGACGGAGACGACGGACAATCCGGCCTCGGCGACTTCGTGTAGCGCACGGATTCGTCGCCACGGCCTTCCCCGCCTCTGCTGGAGCCGGATAGCTGATCCGGGGCGTTGCGGACTTCTTAAGAGTCGCCGGTGAGGAGTAGCGCACATGCAGCCACGAGATCTCTCGACCCACGCGACGTACGAGGCGGGTCGGGGCATCGAGGAGGTCGCCCGCGAACAGGGGCGCGATCCGGACGAGTTCGTCACCCTCTCCTCGAACGAAAACCCACACGGGCCCGCCCCGGCAGCAGTCGAGGCGATACGGGCGGCCGCGTCATCGGCACACGCCTATCCCAAGGCAGCCCACGCCGACCTGACCGATCGACTGGCCGAGGAGTGGCACGTCGATTCCGCCCAGATCTGGCTCGGGAACGGCGGCGACGGCGCGATCGATTACCTCTCCCGGGCGATGGTCGATCCGGACGATACCGTCCTCGTCCCGGAGCCGGGCTTTGCCTACTACGCAATGAGCGCGCGCTTTCACCACGGCCGCGTCAGGACCTACGAGCTCTCGAAGGACGACGATTTCGAGCAAGAGCCGGAGACCATCCTCGCAGCTGCCGAGCACGATCGGCTCCTCTATCTCACCTCGCCGCACAACCCATCCGGTTCGACGGCCTCGCTCGAAACCATCGAACGAATCGCCCGCGAGACGGCCGACGAGACGCTCGTCGT containing:
- a CDS encoding helix-turn-helix domain-containing protein, which produces MGDDGVKTALAEKIAGEITLSGDPGATIRKWRTDFGISQTALADELDVSASVVSDYESGRRENPGIGVVSRLVGGLLAIDERRGGERIRQYGRVLSAGFESDVVYDLREYATTRSLATLYDALDASEIAAGTSDRISGHTVIDSISAITRLSSEEFIRLYGQSTNRALVFTGVTRGESPLVALRVVTPSPNAVILHGIDESALWDHAADLARIDGYSLAVTDVPLESMLETLATID
- a CDS encoding metal-dependent hydrolase yields the protein MPSTVVHVGLAGLLGVALLGDRFDAKAILVVLAATAALDLDTLIGMGWTGTHRAALHNLFVVAVPAALLYWDVRRREESIVRARFGVDAPRVLWVTLACLLVAHIMLDAFFNGVNLFWPLHDQFYDLSGKLYLSNHDGFVQTFVEFTTADDGSQTVSESTAAGTTETTHYETGFDPGPDPEPDPERIFPIAYNGERFVVALAGYLAVSVRLWEERRSNTADH
- a CDS encoding GNAT family N-acetyltransferase — translated: MTVEVRPYDPERDREALWKHKRAFERELGSETGGADKQAAYEDKLTTEYRDRYLAWVERCLTDEPRAVTVATVGDDPAGYVFVLPDSLALIWDAAVLNEIYVDPDHRGEGVSDALMDAAVDVARKQDLPIDRLVLDVDADNERAAGFYDRHGFDHWGEMVARPL
- a CDS encoding DsbA family protein, with the protein product MNRRHALAGIASASTLSVAGCLGGLLGSGGVQDLPDPTLGQDDAPVTVEVWEDFSCGHCKTFDQEVYPQLVENYVDPGDIRYVFHDFPIPVHDRWSWDVSEAARVVQDNADDSDAFWTFKDRMFENQGAYSEDVLSSAAGEVGVDGDSLLSDVSDDRYRPVVETAKEDGTDMGVRGTPAIFVEGEGVDSPTYNAVANAIERNL
- a CDS encoding replication factor C large subunit, whose protein sequence is MTDWTEKYRPDTLSAVRGNDKARDALREWAQNWDDHRKAAIVHGSPGVGKTSAAHALAADMNWPVMELNASDHRGKDIIDRVAGEASKSGTLTGGTSGRRLVILDEADNFHGNADYGGSRAVTDVVKSASQPIVLVANEFYDMSNSLRNACETIEFRDVSTRSIVPVLRDICRKEGIEFEADALRAIAENTSGDLRSAVNDLQAIAESTERLTEEDVVTGSRDTTEGIFDYLDELIKEKDAEGALKASYDVDETPDDLINWIEDNVPKDYAGAELADAYGYLSNADRWLGRVRATQEYSYWRYATDNMTAGVAASRREPKGGWTRYGPPSYWSKLGRSRGSRNTRDAIASRIADREGASIATARNDILPYLASMTHHCRNRDLTVQMAAAYELDEAEVSFVTGSGKDTNKVESIVEDAEARREAAAVEHSGDAFLDAVRSDGDHDETSESTPDSEPANQQTLADDGQSGDDGSANSDADAAGGGSTDAADSDAGDGDDGQSGLGDFV
- the hisC gene encoding histidinol-phosphate transaminase, which encodes MQPRDLSTHATYEAGRGIEEVAREQGRDPDEFVTLSSNENPHGPAPAAVEAIRAAASSAHAYPKAAHADLTDRLAEEWHVDSAQIWLGNGGDGAIDYLSRAMVDPDDTVLVPEPGFAYYAMSARFHHGRVRTYELSKDDDFEQEPETILAAAEHDRLLYLTSPHNPSGSTASLETIERIARETADETLVVVDEAYGEFAETDSAVALIEGRDGFDARDDVAVIRTFSKAYGLAGVRLGYAIVPGTWADAYARVNTPFAASEPACRAGLAALDDTDHVEQAVDSARWAREYLASTVDAPAWPSDGNFVLFDVGDGTAVAAALQDRGVIVRDCTSFGLPGCIRVSCGTESETKRAADAIGDVLATRDGRPTADEEVSRS